Proteins encoded in a region of the Candidatus Methylomirabilota bacterium genome:
- a CDS encoding amidohydrolase, whose product MPTRDDVKRAVCETIDRQSEKIVKVGETIRKSPELGFKEFKTARLVEETMREIGLEPKGGLALTGVRAVARGKTDWPTFALLGELDGLVVAGHPVADPQTGAAHACGHNAQIAGLLGAAMGLIGAKAFEHLAGRVVFFAVPAEEYGDVAWRVEQARAGKLEFLGGKPELLRLGHFDDVDMAMMIHTTPVKEVKKAGIAASNNGCIVKTVRYIGRASHAGGAPHLGINALYAAQIGLAAINAIRETFRDEDSIRVHPIIIHGGSQVNVIPADVRIETYVRGKTVEAILDANVRVDRALKAGALALGAQVEIETLPGYLPLFNHAGMAQHFKTNAAALLGADQVTETGHRSGSTDMGDISHVIPTLHPYMGGASGSGHGADFAIADPKLAYIEPAKQLALMAVDMLWDDAKAAKEIIREFKPRMTKEAYLTFQRGIAKTELFDGAK is encoded by the coding sequence ATGCCCACACGCGATGACGTCAAGCGCGCCGTCTGCGAGACCATCGACCGCCAGAGCGAGAAGATCGTCAAGGTCGGCGAGACGATCAGGAAGAGCCCGGAGCTGGGCTTCAAGGAGTTCAAGACCGCGCGGCTGGTCGAGGAGACCATGCGCGAGATCGGGCTCGAGCCCAAGGGTGGGCTCGCCCTCACCGGCGTGCGTGCCGTGGCGCGCGGCAAGACGGACTGGCCGACCTTTGCCCTGCTGGGCGAGCTGGACGGGCTCGTCGTGGCAGGACACCCGGTCGCCGATCCACAGACGGGCGCGGCCCATGCGTGCGGTCACAACGCGCAAATCGCCGGGCTGCTGGGAGCCGCGATGGGGCTCATCGGGGCGAAGGCCTTCGAGCATCTGGCGGGACGCGTGGTCTTCTTCGCCGTGCCCGCCGAGGAGTATGGCGACGTCGCGTGGCGCGTCGAGCAAGCGAGGGCGGGGAAGCTCGAGTTCCTGGGAGGCAAGCCGGAGCTGCTGCGGCTCGGCCACTTCGACGACGTGGACATGGCCATGATGATCCACACAACGCCGGTGAAGGAGGTCAAGAAGGCCGGCATCGCCGCCTCGAACAACGGCTGCATCGTCAAGACCGTGCGCTATATCGGCCGCGCCTCTCACGCCGGCGGTGCGCCCCACCTCGGGATCAACGCGCTCTACGCCGCGCAGATCGGCCTCGCGGCCATCAACGCGATCCGCGAGACCTTCAGAGACGAGGACTCGATCCGCGTCCATCCGATCATCATCCACGGCGGCAGCCAGGTGAACGTGATTCCGGCCGACGTGCGCATCGAGACGTACGTGCGCGGCAAGACCGTCGAGGCGATCCTGGACGCCAACGTGCGCGTGGACCGCGCGCTCAAGGCGGGCGCGCTCGCGCTGGGCGCCCAGGTCGAGATCGAGACCTTGCCCGGATATCTCCCGCTCTTCAACCACGCCGGGATGGCGCAACACTTCAAGACCAATGCGGCGGCGCTCCTGGGCGCCGATCAGGTGACCGAGACGGGGCACCGCAGTGGCTCCACCGACATGGGCGACATCTCGCACGTGATACCGACGCTGCATCCATACATGGGTGGCGCCTCCGGCAGCGGTCACGGCGCCGACTTCGCGATCGCGGATCCGAAGCTCGCCTACATCGAGCCAGCGAAGCAGCTCGCCCTCATGGCCGTGGACATGCTGTGGGACGACGCCAA